A single Flavobacterium jumunjinense DNA region contains:
- a CDS encoding type II secretion system protein GspD: MYKMIKKIIVILTLSLFTHSLFAQQDLNELGRKLDEFSKIKPGINEVVKIDVSGLSLYDLIIAISEEHQLNVSVDNDLNTPVVNNFHDVTVKDIFLFLVQKYDLEASFMSNIIIFKKRKEVKIIEKKQQKIIDVSYNPQNDFLSVKLENDSLPAVAQAIIDKSGKNVVLAPDIKTIKVSSYILNRPFEQVIDMMAKSNDLVATKDDNGFYYLEKNTLPKEANSSSVSNNRNSNRNKQKPASGSEGSYDVEVDNQGFLTVKANVADATDLLIEAAEKLNVNYFIYNKPENEKTSLLANKITFDDLLSHVFKGKKYTYKNQDGFYLIGEQSTEGLRSTEIIPLENRSIESVLQSLPKIFNDKVEIKEFVELNSLIASGAKSTIEELKLYIKQIDKVVPLVQIEVIIVQYNKSYDVQTGLKAGLDKLNKAQTGGVLFPTTDVNLGSSSVNSLIDAFNGLGLLKLGKVTDAFYLNLKLLENNSIIKIESTPKIATLSGHEATLSIGETNYYFEQNNRILNNNIGNGGDILQSGTWKPTEANLAVKIKPYVSADENVTLNINVEKSAFLGRAGENAPPGKATQQFESLVRVKNNEMILLGGLDELKKENSGTGVPLISRIPIIKWFFSSKKKAKGNSKLHIFIKPTIVY, encoded by the coding sequence ATGTATAAAATGATAAAAAAAATTATTGTAATATTAACCCTGAGTCTATTCACCCATTCTCTTTTTGCACAGCAAGACCTTAATGAATTAGGACGAAAATTAGATGAGTTTTCGAAGATAAAGCCAGGTATTAATGAGGTCGTAAAGATTGATGTTTCAGGGCTATCTTTATATGATTTAATTATTGCAATTTCTGAAGAACATCAATTGAATGTGAGTGTTGATAATGACTTAAATACTCCTGTGGTTAATAATTTTCATGATGTAACAGTAAAAGATATCTTCTTGTTTTTAGTTCAGAAATATGATCTAGAAGCAAGCTTTATGAGTAATATTATTATTTTTAAAAAGCGAAAAGAAGTAAAAATAATTGAGAAGAAACAGCAAAAAATAATTGATGTTAGTTACAATCCTCAGAATGATTTTTTATCGGTTAAATTAGAAAATGACTCATTGCCAGCTGTAGCACAAGCTATTATTGATAAATCGGGTAAAAATGTAGTTTTGGCACCCGATATTAAAACGATAAAAGTGTCTTCCTATATTCTTAACCGTCCTTTTGAACAAGTTATTGATATGATGGCAAAATCGAATGATTTAGTAGCTACAAAAGATGATAATGGTTTCTATTATTTAGAAAAAAACACCTTGCCAAAGGAAGCAAATTCATCATCTGTCTCAAATAACAGAAACTCAAATAGGAACAAACAAAAACCTGCTTCTGGTTCGGAAGGGTCTTATGATGTTGAAGTGGACAATCAAGGTTTCTTAACAGTTAAGGCAAACGTAGCTGACGCAACTGATTTATTGATTGAAGCGGCCGAGAAACTGAACGTAAATTATTTCATTTATAACAAACCAGAAAATGAGAAAACATCGCTTTTAGCCAATAAAATCACTTTTGATGACTTATTGAGTCATGTTTTTAAAGGTAAAAAATACACCTATAAAAATCAGGATGGTTTTTATCTTATTGGTGAACAATCTACAGAAGGATTGCGTTCTACAGAGATTATTCCATTAGAGAATCGCTCTATCGAATCTGTTTTACAATCCTTACCAAAAATATTCAATGATAAAGTTGAAATTAAAGAATTTGTTGAACTTAACTCTTTGATTGCTTCAGGGGCAAAATCGACTATTGAGGAATTAAAATTATACATTAAACAGATTGATAAAGTTGTTCCTTTGGTTCAAATAGAAGTGATTATTGTTCAATATAACAAATCCTATGATGTTCAAACGGGTTTAAAAGCGGGATTAGATAAGCTAAATAAAGCACAAACAGGTGGTGTTCTTTTTCCAACGACAGATGTAAACCTTGGGAGTTCTTCTGTGAATAGTTTGATAGACGCTTTTAATGGTCTTGGACTTCTTAAATTAGGTAAGGTTACCGATGCTTTTTATTTGAATTTAAAACTGCTAGAAAACAATTCTATAATTAAAATAGAATCAACACCAAAAATAGCTACATTAAGTGGTCATGAAGCAACATTATCTATTGGAGAAACGAATTATTATTTTGAACAAAATAATCGTATTCTAAATAATAATATTGGAAATGGAGGTGATATTTTGCAATCTGGAACATGGAAACCAACTGAAGCTAATCTGGCTGTCAAAATAAAACCCTATGTTTCTGCGGATGAAAATGTAACACTAAATATTAATGTTGAGAAAAGTGCTTTCTTAGGTAGAGCTGGAGAAAATGCTCCTCCTGGTAAAGCAACGCAACAATTTGAATCTTTAGTAAGAGTAAAGAACAATGAAATGATACTATTAGGTGGTTTAGATGAATTAAAAAAAGAAAACTCAGGAACGGGTGTGCCTTTAATCTCTAGAATTCCTATTATTAAATGGTTTTTTAGTAGCAAAAAGAAAGCAAAAGGAAATTCTAAACTGCATATTTTCATTAAACCAACAATTGTGTATTAA
- a CDS encoding phage tail protein: MKIIHKLILIALAVFTFSCEDILEEDISNDLVQVVYPLEGATVESNVTVFQWNQLDGADDYRVQVYNNNQFKVFDTLVNTNTVTLPLIQGTYQWRVRGENSAYQSTYSFPLTFDVEESDDLTNQQVVLVAPSASFATNLNTITLSWNDLTAADHYKVEVINITSGSIVFTQDNVTTTNVTLNSSHITSDGQYTWKVKAYNTTTSTETVYSTRSFLRDIVVPNQPQNNQPANNASQTINQTVSFSWTISQDSGVIQSAITYELQIASDLNFTTIIQTSPATGTSYQQAFATAGVYYWRVRAKDAAGNVGAYSSGNKLTIN, from the coding sequence ATGAAAATAATACATAAATTAATCCTAATTGCTTTAGCAGTATTCACTTTTTCTTGTGAAGATATTCTAGAAGAAGACATTTCTAATGATTTGGTTCAAGTGGTTTACCCTTTAGAAGGAGCAACTGTAGAAAGTAATGTAACTGTTTTTCAGTGGAATCAATTAGATGGAGCAGATGATTATCGTGTGCAAGTATACAATAACAATCAGTTTAAAGTATTCGATACCTTAGTAAACACAAACACAGTAACGTTGCCATTAATTCAAGGTACCTATCAATGGAGAGTGAGAGGAGAAAATTCAGCATATCAATCTACTTATTCTTTTCCTTTAACCTTTGATGTAGAAGAATCGGACGATCTTACGAATCAACAAGTAGTATTAGTCGCGCCTTCAGCAAGCTTTGCTACCAATTTAAACACAATAACATTGTCATGGAATGATTTAACTGCCGCAGATCATTATAAAGTTGAAGTAATAAATATAACATCTGGAAGTATTGTCTTCACGCAAGACAATGTTACGACTACCAACGTAACATTGAACAGTTCACATATTACTAGTGACGGTCAATATACATGGAAAGTAAAAGCTTATAATACAACAACGTCAACTGAAACGGTATATTCAACAAGGAGTTTTTTAAGGGATATTGTTGTTCCAAATCAGCCACAAAACAATCAACCAGCAAATAATGCTTCACAAACGATTAATCAAACGGTTAGTTTTAGTTGGACCATTTCTCAAGATTCTGGAGTAATACAATCGGCTATTACTTATGAATTACAAATTGCATCCGATCTTAATTTCACAACTATTATCCAAACATCACCTGCAACAGGAACAAGTTATCAACAAGCATTTGCTACTGCTGGAGTATATTATTGGAGAGTGAGAGCTAAAGATGCAGCCGGAAATGTAGGAGCCTATAGTTCTGGTAACAAATTAACAATCAACTAA
- a CDS encoding type II secretion system F family protein, with protein sequence MVEVAEQINQIDTMFERLTEQYNEEISHQTKMIGVVLEPMIIIVIGVVVIMVSMYAPMFDLSKIINS encoded by the coding sequence ATGGTCGAAGTTGCAGAACAGATTAACCAAATAGACACTATGTTTGAACGCTTAACGGAACAATACAATGAAGAAATTAGCCATCAAACAAAGATGATTGGTGTCGTTTTAGAACCTATGATAATTATTGTTATTGGAGTTGTTGTTATTATGGTCTCTATGTATGCTCCAATGTTCGATTTAAGCAAAATTATTAATAGTTAA
- a CDS encoding RHS repeat-associated core domain-containing protein has translation MDHAFDYYPFGMTLPGRTSTGNDYRYGFQGQEKDDELKGKGNSLNYTFRMHDPRVGRFFAVDPLFKKYPWNSPYAFSENRLIDGIELEGLEVVSVGKEFNVSFVVSGSFGDGYVFAPDGIYEYSNWSVGGKTNISAGVSALKVMVYPTMKTVKDFATPSHSFGLSGGEVVTGGVGYLQTTDSNNNLLSGFSLEIGLGVGLSPLDISYEYGPTTVKPVSDRAKAITFAYEAITKIDGKIKEEKETLKELESSKYDYRMEYTNTLNRITKENRTKGKTMNYRKELDYRNSLNRKLKETNNSIKETTESIDKLNQTKVTIQNSISNEG, from the coding sequence GTGGATCATGCATTCGACTACTATCCTTTTGGAATGACACTCCCAGGTCGCACCAGCACCGGGAATGACTACCGTTACGGCTTCCAAGGACAAGAAAAAGATGACGAATTAAAAGGGAAAGGAAATTCTTTAAATTATACTTTTAGGATGCACGACCCGAGGGTAGGTAGGTTTTTTGCTGTGGATCCGTTGTTTAAAAAATACCCTTGGAATTCACCTTATGCATTTAGTGAAAACAGATTAATTGATGGGATTGAATTAGAAGGATTAGAGGTTGTTTCTGTAGGTAAAGAGTTTAATGTCTCATTTGTGGTTTCTGGTAGTTTTGGAGATGGATATGTGTTTGCTCCTGATGGGATTTATGAATATAGTAATTGGTCAGTTGGAGGTAAAACTAATATTTCAGCTGGTGTATCTGCTCTTAAAGTTATGGTTTATCCTACAATGAAAACTGTTAAAGATTTCGCAACTCCAAGTCATTCTTTTGGATTATCTGGTGGAGAAGTTGTTACTGGTGGTGTCGGATATTTACAAACTACAGATAGTAATAATAATTTATTATCAGGATTTTCTCTCGAAATTGGACTTGGTGTGGGGTTATCACCTCTTGATATTTCATATGAGTATGGACCAACAACTGTTAAGCCAGTTTCAGATAGAGCAAAAGCCATTACATTTGCTTATGAAGCCATTACTAAAATTGATGGTAAAATAAAAGAAGAGAAAGAAACTTTAAAAGAATTGGAAAGTAGTAAATACGATTATAGAATGGAATATACTAATACTCTAAATAGAATAACAAAAGAAAATAGAACTAAAGGTAAAACAATGAATTACAGAAAAGAATTAGATTACAGAAACTCTTTAAATAGAAAATTGAAAGAAACTAATAATTCGATTAAAGAAACAACAGAGTCAATAGATAAATTAAATCAGACTAAAGTAACTATTCAAAATTCTATCAGTAATGAAGGCTAA